Below is a genomic region from Burkholderia pyrrocinia.
CGCTTTACCAGCGGATGCCCCGCCGCAACGATGAAATCGCCGTTCGGATCGATCAGATAGGCAGATCCGCCCGGATCGGCCGGTTGCGGCGGCGGCAGGACGCCCGTCACCTCGACCCCGTCGAGATAGCGCGCGAGGTAAGGCAAGCGACTGTTCGCCGATGCGGCCGGCGGGATGTCGGCGAATGCGGCGATCGCAATTCGCCCTTTGCGCCCTACGAACGTCTGCTTGCCGTGCTTGCCGGCGAGCAACCCGGGCAGGCCCGGCGAATCTTCGGCGACGCTGGCCCACTGCAGCTCCATGTCCTCGACATAGCGATTCCGGAGCGCCCTCATGATCTCCACCTCGGCAACGAGTTCGGCCCTGCGCCCCGTGAACTCGACGCGAAAGCGCTCGAGCGACTCCTGCACGTCAAGCAGCAAAACGAGCGTCGCGCACACCAGAATGAACACCGAGATCGCCACGCCGCTTCCGTACAGCAGGAACTGCTGCTGCCGCCGGACGCGCCCCGGTTCGAATGGCTTGCGAACGGCCACCGTGGCGTGCGAAACAAGTCTTTTCAGCTTTGCGGGCATGTCGTATCGATCTCGTTGCTCGTGGCCGGGCATACCGCATCATTCGCCGATGCCGGCGCATCGTCTCCCTGGGAAACAGGGTAGCCGTGTCGCGTGGCGTGCCTGTGCGCACACGCAATGCGTCACTTCGGTGGCGTCTGCCCCGAAGCCGGCCGGAGCGGCAGCCGGCCCTCGCGCGTCACGTCGACTAAGCCTCGTCGTCGGACGCGCCGGCGAGCTTTTGCTCATCGTTGTAACGGATCAGATCCGCGTCGCGAACGATCCCGAGTTTCTTCATCGCGCTCGACTTCTGCGAACTGATGGTTTGCTTGCTGCGATGGAGCTGTGCGGCGATCTCTCCCACCGTGTAGCCCGCGCCGAACAACCGGACAACCTCGATCTCGCGCGTCGTCAGTGCGCGGGCGACGGGCTCGGATTCGATGTCCTGCAGGAGTTGCTTGATGTACGGAGACATGTAGTTCGCACCGACGTATGCGGCATGCACGGCGCCGATCAGGTGCGAGATCGCGTCCGACTTGCTGAGGATGCAGCTCACGCCCTGCTTGTGGATCGCGCGCAGCACGCTCGGATTGTCGATCATCGTGATCGTCACGATATGCAGCGCGGGATAGCGGCGCTGCAGGAACGACAGCAGCACGAGCCCGTCGCCGTACTTGCCGCCCGGCATCACGTAGTCGAGCACGAGCACGTCGCTCTGTTGCGCGTCGAGCGCCGCGACCAGGTCCGTGGAGTTCGAAACGGTGCCCACAAGCTTGATCGTGCTGTTGCCTTGCAGCGACTGCGACATGCCGAGTGCGGACGCCGGATGATCGTCGGCCACCATCACGCGCACAAAGAATTCGTCCATGTTCCTGTTTCCCCGAGGCTTTCAGTCACGCTACCGGTCCCCGTCGCGACGGGGAGCATGCTCGCGCCATCGTGTCGATGGCCGGCCGTATTCGGCGCACCGGACTAATAGTGACTCAATTTTAAGATAAATCCCGGTTCGCCCTGCAATATAAGCGCGGGCCACGCGGCGGACGATAGGTGCCGGCGCCGGCGATGCGCACGACCTGTCCGCACGGACGCGCCGCGCAGATTGCCGAAGTGCACGACAGCTCGGCGCCGTTACGGGATGCCGGCCGCGCGCTCACGCAGCGCGGCCGTGCCGCGACGCGGTGCGCTATCGGTGGCTTGAATCGCCGGGCAGGTCTTGTGCGTTGCCATCCACCCTGTTTTTCCACTCGGTCAGCGTACGGCGCCGCTGAACCGGCGACATGAGCAGAAACTCGTTCATCATCGTCAGGAATTCCCGACGGGACTTCTCAGAGAGTGCGGCAAACTCGAGCAACAGTGCGAATATCTTCCCTACGTGACGCACGACGTTCCCCTCCAGTATTGATTTGAAATCTGCCGCGCGACGTGGACGTGCGTCGGCAACCTGCCTTTGTTATTTTGGATACGCGTTGACGCGTATGCTGCTGTCGGTTACTTGTCATGCAAAGTCGTTTCATGATTGGTAGAGCCCGATGGGCAAGCGGCCGCGCAGGGTTCCTTCGCCGAAGTCGCGGCACGCCGCTGCCACGCATGCGCAAGCGCGCCGCGCAGGTGACCGAGCGTCACGGGTTTTGTCAATACGCGCCGCACACCGGCTGCCGCGCAGCGGTGCATGCCTTCGGGCGTCAAATGCGACGTCACGACCAGCACGTCGCACGCGGGATCGACGCCGTGTGCGGCTTCCGCCAGTTGGTGCGCGCGCATGTCGGGCAGATCGTCGCCGATCAGCAGCACGTCCCAGTCGCCGCCGGCCAGCGATTCGAGCGCCGCGCGCCCCGATCCGCACTCGGCTGCCGTGCAGCCGAGTGCGGTCAACTGCTCGCTGAAAATCGAGCCGTTGATGGTTTCGTCGTCGGCGACGAGCACGCGCAATGCTCGACTGCCGTGCTTGGCGGCCGCGCGCGACATTTCGACCGTCGCCGAATCGCGAGCGTGCGAATCGTCACGCCGCGGGTCATCGCCCGATACGACATCGAACCCGCTTTCATCGCCCATCGGCCCGCCAAGCGCCAACGCGGCGCGCAAGCCGCCGAGCGAATAGCTCGACACACGTACCGTGTCGCCCGCGCGATACGGTTCGAGCGGGCCGTCGGGTATCGCGAGTATCAGCAACTCGCAATCGCTCAGGCTGGCCAGATCCGCGTGCGACCACGTGTCGGAATCGCCGAACAGCACGACCGCGCCGCGTCGCACGACGCCGCCCGGCAGACTTGACGGGCTGTCGTACACGCTGACGTCGAGTCCCCATGCATGCAGATGCGGCAACGCAAAATCGCGCCACGCAGGATGCGCGGCGATCAGCGTCAGCGCGTGTGCACGGGCCGCGCGCGGCCGGTCGAGCGCGACGACGTTCATGCCGAGCGGCAGAAGCACCATGAAACGGCTGCCGGCGCCCGGCTTGCTGTCCACCGCGAGGCGGCCGCCCATCGCCGCGACGAGCCGGCTGCACAGCGCGAGCCCGAGGCCGGTACCACCATAACGTCGCGTGATCGACGTGTCGACCTGCGAAAATGCCTTGAACAGCTTGTGTCGATGTTCGGCGGCGATACCGATGCCTGTATCCTCGACCTCGACCGACAGCTCCGGCGTGTCGTGCCTTTCGGCAACGACCGCGACGCGCACGGTCACGCGACCGACGTCGGTAAACTTGAGCGCGTTGCTCAGCAGGTTGCGGAGCACTTGCGCGAACCGGGTCGGATCGCCGCGCATCTGTTGCGTACTGCTCGCGCGGATCTCGCAGAATAGCTGCACCCCCTTCGCCTTCGCGATCGTCGCGAACGCGTTCAACTCGCGCTCGACCGTCGCGATCACGTCGAACTCGATCGATTCCACCGACATCGCACCGGCCTCGATCTTCGAGAAATCGAGAATGTCGCTGACGAGCGCGAGCAGGCTCGTCGCCGACGTGCGCAACGTGTGCACGCGGTCATGCTGGACCGCATCGAGCGCCGAGCGCTCGAGCAGTTCGAGGTTGCCGAGAATCACGTTCAGCGGCGTACGGATCTCGTGGCTCATCGCCGCGAGGAACGACGATTTCGCGGCATTGGCCGAATCGGCCGCGCGCACGGCCTCTTCCAGCTGCTGCACAAGTTGCCGCTTGGCTGTCATGTCGGCGACCGCGGCGATCAGCACGTCCGTGCCCTGATAGCGCGCGCCGCACGCAACGAATTCGAGGTGCAGATGCGCGGCTTCCACGCCTCCCAGCAGGAGCTCGTCGTGCGGCACGCCGCCTGCGTCGCCGCGCGCCTGCCATGCGTCGGCCACCTGGCTCGACAGCGCGTGATAGTCGCCGCCGATTCGATCGACCATGTCCGTCAGCGCGGGGCTCACGAGCATGAAACGCCCGTCTTCGCGCGCGATCAGCCCGAGCCCGATCGGCGCCATCTCGATCACGCTGCGGCACAGCGCTTCGCTGTCGAACACGCGCTGCGAGTGCGCGTAGAGCGGCACGAACTCCCGCCGATGAAAGCGCAGCAGCAGCCCCCACATGACCATGAGCGCGAGCAGTGTCGCGGCGCCGAGCGTACCGGCCGAACGCGCGACGCCGGCCGCGATGTCGGTCCACGACAGCGCATATGCAAGCGTCCAGCCAGTCGGTTCGAGCTTGCCGTGAAACAACAGGAAGCCGTCGCGGAACACGGGCGCGCCCGACGACGAC
It encodes:
- a CDS encoding response regulator is translated as MDEFFVRVMVADDHPASALGMSQSLQGNSTIKLVGTVSNSTDLVAALDAQQSDVLVLDYVMPGGKYGDGLVLLSFLQRRYPALHIVTITMIDNPSVLRAIHKQGVSCILSKSDAISHLIGAVHAAYVGANYMSPYIKQLLQDIESEPVARALTTREIEVVRLFGAGYTVGEIAAQLHRSKQTISSQKSSAMKKLGIVRDADLIRYNDEQKLAGASDDEA
- a CDS encoding ATP-binding protein; this encodes MPQSPLQSLRRYQSISVFGGGIVVTVLVLIACGLGMASIVSGYVEGARRNYLNGLEQTLNEIQVSETSFRNGVANAQLIWQEASGAPAAVVDEFLLNDQRVATRPHPSLVVGVPAQTGNRAEVARYLSLSVLLARICAASSINRGRTLEGYHYSTRTGLFALIPHRDRDDPALVSPESRARVLDALRVDFERPYPGIVDARPHVRWLAPFIDPVSGQSRIRIAAEARDNGKPFAVLVTEYPPEYLLSWLADYRPEGAFYITTADGRLVTMDPSAGDADRVESLLKLNPSRGGASSSGAPVFRDGFLLFHGKLEPTGWTLAYALSWTDIAAGVARSAGTLGAATLLALMVMWGLLLRFHRREFVPLYAHSQRVFDSEALCRSVIEMAPIGLGLIAREDGRFMLVSPALTDMVDRIGGDYHALSSQVADAWQARGDAGGVPHDELLLGGVEAAHLHLEFVACGARYQGTDVLIAAVADMTAKRQLVQQLEEAVRAADSANAAKSSFLAAMSHEIRTPLNVILGNLELLERSALDAVQHDRVHTLRTSATSLLALVSDILDFSKIEAGAMSVESIEFDVIATVERELNAFATIAKAKGVQLFCEIRASSTQQMRGDPTRFAQVLRNLLSNALKFTDVGRVTVRVAVVAERHDTPELSVEVEDTGIGIAAEHRHKLFKAFSQVDTSITRRYGGTGLGLALCSRLVAAMGGRLAVDSKPGAGSRFMVLLPLGMNVVALDRPRAARAHALTLIAAHPAWRDFALPHLHAWGLDVSVYDSPSSLPGGVVRRGAVVLFGDSDTWSHADLASLSDCELLILAIPDGPLEPYRAGDTVRVSSYSLGGLRAALALGGPMGDESGFDVVSGDDPRRDDSHARDSATVEMSRAAAKHGSRALRVLVADDETINGSIFSEQLTALGCTAAECGSGRAALESLAGGDWDVLLIGDDLPDMRAHQLAEAAHGVDPACDVLVVTSHLTPEGMHRCAAAGVRRVLTKPVTLGHLRGALAHAWQRRAATSAKEPCAAACPSGSTNHETTLHDK